From Pyrenophora tritici-repentis strain M4 chromosome 1, whole genome shotgun sequence, the proteins below share one genomic window:
- a CDS encoding PutA, NAD-dependent aldehyde dehydrogenase has product MSLEKITTISPITNKPVLTRNGLSDADIKSLPETAAAAFESYRRTSLAERQKIVKQALKLLNDRQDVLGKEITEQMGRPIAYTPKEVTTAVMRGEYLLKISDETLKDTDGEPEKGFKRYVRKVPLGPVLILFPWNYPYLTLINSLVPALLAGNSVILKPSPQTPTSAEQIQQIFKDAGLPDGVLQIFHSGSISHIESIARSPQIQLVCFTGSVANGLAVQQAANDRVPLRVGLELGGKDPAYVRSDVDVKWAAEELVDGAVFNSGQSCCSVERVYVDEKIHDEFVKALQEVLSGYKLGDPFDKSTHVGPVVSKRSAETIQAHIKDALEKGANDATPDNATFKNPPPDGNYVAPTLLTNVTHNMVVMTEETFGPVIPVMKVKDDAEAIKLMNDSQFGLTASIWTKDVSKGHELADDVEAGTVFVNRCDYPAPDLAWVGWKDSGKGQTLSKFGFDQFVKLKSYHVKDYPK; this is encoded by the exons ATGTCGCTGGAAAAGATAACTACAATCTCTCCCATTACGAACAAGCCGGTCCTTACTCGCAACGGCCTTTCAGATGCTGATATCAAATCTCTGCCTGAGACAGCTGCAGCCGCGTTCGAATCCTATCGACGCACTTCTCTAGCCGAGCGGCAGAAGATCGTCAAGCAAGCCTTGAAGCTACTCAACGACCGCCAAGATGTCTTGGGCAAAGAGATCACCGAACAGATGGGTCGTCCTATCGCCTATACTCCCAAGGAAGTCACTACCGCGGTCATGCGTGGTGAGTACCTACTCAAAATCAGTGACGAGACACTTAAGGACACTGATGGAGAGCCGGAGAAGGGTTTCAAGCGTTACGTCAGGAAAGTTCCTCTTGGGCCTGTCTTGATCCTGTTTCCGTGGAAC TACCCATATCTAACCCTCATAAACTCACTAGTACCTGCCCTACTAGCAGGAAACTCGGTGATCCTCAAGCCTTCCCCGCAAACGCCAACCAGTGCCGAGCAAATTCAACAAATCTTCAAAGATGCCGGCCTACCTGATGGTGTGCTTCAGATCTTCCACAGTGGATCCATTAGCCATATTGAGTCGATTGCGCGTTCGCCACAAATACAGCTCGTCTGTTTTACTGGATCAGTGGCCAATGGCTTAGCAGTACAGCAAGCTGCAAATGATCGGGTTCCGCTTCGGGTCGGCCTTGAACTGGGAGGCAAGGACCCCGCCTACGTACGTTCCGATGTCGACGTGAAGTGGGCTGCAGAGGAACTCGTTGATGGTGCCGTGTTCAACTCAGGTCAAAGCTGCTGCAGCGTTGAGCGAGTATATGTGGACGAGAAGATCCACGATGAGTTCGTGAAGGCGCTCCAGGAAGTACTCAGCGGGTACAAGCTTGGTGATCCATTTGACAAGAGCACACATGTCGGTCCCGTGGTCTCGAAGCGATCAGCAGAAACTATACAAGCGCACATCAAGGACGCTTTGGAGAAGGGCGCCAATGACGCGACCCCGGATAATGCCACGTTCAAGAATCCACCTCCCGATGGCAACTACGTTGCGCCAACGCTTCTGACGAACGTCACGCATAATATGGTCGTGATGACAGAGGAAACCTTTGGCCCTGTCATTCCAGTTATGAAGGTCAAGGATGATGCGGAGGCAATTAAGCTCATGAACGACAGCCAATTCGGTCTCACAGCCAGTATCTGGACCAAGGATGTGAGCAAAGGACACGAGCTCGCGGATGATGTCGAAGCCGGTACTGTCTTTGTAAACCGATGCGACTACCCTGCACCT GATCTAGCATGGGTCGGCTGGAAGGATTCTGGAAAAGGTCAAACGCTGAGCAAATTTGGCTTTGATCAATTTGTCAAACTCAAGAGCTACCACGTCAAAGATTACCCAAAATAG
- a CDS encoding DUF3824 multi-domain protein: MTFRDIVGKFRNSLLCCTKHERKRSLSIGSPTDVRIIDISDSLPGLIDAQRRQIREKASTDAIRLLSLQSHPPTTPPSPTATSHPPTPSLPTNPFQATSPSSPTTTSSTAPSFREPSTILLNAASKDLPMSVATPPHHTHKEDSPPAMRMKNMWHSERRYSSDSSGEDEVPYKTLHKKAGESAMTLNSEWDWEDKKERADSPRTLSLTGKDRGKGKERIRGEKNDRVDGEAGIEDRETDSFVNGERERLMRVSV, translated from the exons ATGACATTCAGAGATATCGTAGGAAAGTTCCGAAATAGCCTCCTATGCTGTACCAAGCATGAGCGAAAGCGCTCCCTTTCTATC GGCTCCCCAACTGACGTCCGTATAATCGACATTTCTGATTCTCTCCCCGGCCTCATAGATGCCCAGCGCCGTCAGATCCGCGAAAAAGCATCCACCGACGCCATCCGCCTTTTGAGCCTACAGTCGCATCCTCCCACTACGCCTCCTTCCCCCACAGCAACTTCGCACCCCCCAACACCATCCTTGCCCACAAATCCCTTCCAAGCTACTTCCCCCTCATCACCCACCACCACCTCTTCCACAGCCCCTTCCTTCCGCGAACCATCCACGATCCTCCTAAACGCCGCATCCAAGGATCTCCCCATGAGTGTTGCCACGCCGCCGCACCACACGCACAAAGAAGACAGTCCGCCCGCTATGCGCATGAAAAACATGTGGCATAGCGAGCGGCGATATAGCAGCGACTCCAGCGGCGAGGATGAGGTCCCATACAAGACACTCCACAAGAAGGCGGGGGAGAGTGCGATGACGCTCAATTCGGAGTGGGATTGGGAGGATAAGAAGGAAAGGGCGGATTCGCCAAGAACGTTGAGCTTGACGGGGAAGGACAGAGGGAAGGGAAAGGAGAGGATTCGGGGCGAGAAGAATGACCGTGTTGATGGGGAGGCTGGAATTGAGGATAGGGAGACGGATAGTTTTGTGAATGGGGAGCGGGAAAGGCTGATGAGAGTCAGTGTCTAG
- a CDS encoding PanC, Panthothenate synthetase produces the protein MGALHEGHVSLMRHAAAENTDVFVTIYVNPTQFGLNEDLDSYPKTWDADMQLLEKLNGELASAGQGRVTAVFAPNTKTMYPTSPPDSSIPGVGSFIEMRPLGQLLEGASRPVFFRGVATVCMKLFNICAPDRVYFGQKDIQQTRIIKRLITDFHMDMELRIVPTSRESDGLALSSRNVYLGARRRKVGIVLNEALRKAELQYKNGMRLRNDVLWPAFDHGNMTLLEQEQMEPSKRAKFQVDYISLADPDTMDEIDVIDDSKGAILSGAVKMLPVEEPQEGEELGQLDANGQQVPVRLIDNTILAPMR, from the coding sequence ATGGGCGCCCTGCATGAGGGCCACGTCTCGCTCATGCGACATGCGGCAGCAGAGAACACGGACGTATTCGTGACAATCTACGTGAATCCCACCCAATTCGGGCTAAATGAGGATCTGGACTCGTATCCAAAGACATGGGATGCAGACATGCAACTTCTAGAGAAGCTGAATGGGGAGCTGGCGAGCGCAGGACAAGGACGGGTCACGGCTGTCTTCGCACCGAACACGAAGACAATGTACCCTACATCGCCGCCAGACAGTAGCATACCGGGCGTAGGTAGCTTCATCGAGATGCGCCCGCTCGGTCAGCTCCTTGAGGGCGCCTCAAGGCCCGTCTTCTTTCGCGGCGTGGCAACAGTATGCATGAAGCTCTTCAACATCTGCGCACCGGACCGCGTCTATTTTGGTCAGAAAGACATCCAACAAACTCGTATCATCAAGCGTTTAATTACAGATTTTCACATGGACATGGAATTGCGCATCGTCCCTACGTCAAGGGAGTCGGACGGACTTGCCCTCTCTTCCCGCAATGTGTACCTGGGTGCACGCCGTCGCAAAGTCGGAATCGTCCTGAATGAGGCGCTCCGCAAGGCAGAACTGCAATATAAGAACGGTATGCGGCTACGGAACGACGTCCTATGGCCTGCGTTCGATCACGGCAACATGACCCTGCTTGAGCAAGAGCAGATGGAACCGAGCAAACGCGCCAAGTTCCAAGTCGACTACATCAGTCTTGCTGACCCTGATACAATGGACGAGATTGACGTaatcgacgatagtaaggGGGCCATTTTGAGCGGGGCAGTCAAGATGCTGCCTGTTGAGGAACCACAGGAAGGCGAAGAGCTGGGACAGTTGGATGCCAACGGTCAACAAGTTCCAGTGCGATTGATTGACAACACCATTTTGGCACCAATGAGATGA
- a CDS encoding SrmB, Superfamily II DNA and RNA helicase: MADDGMLLNFSIPDSGILAKPSFKGGNWKSRLTAKKAAQNWHTKATARLNGETVPKKAVDNATNVNRIELGPRKARTSKSPELPDTGDRPVKRARVSGDFRPRTTEKTDNANFRPQSNSAATKRPGEQQSAPKGGKQVISSLFTYNPTSTTKLQAPEKHEDDAPVEPSNAPLSSELDTFTSLGISTTLATHLLNKMELKAPTAIQKAAITQLVKDDSDAFIQAETGSGKTLAYLLPIVQRLMELSANMRKRKIDENVQRNSGLFAIIMAPTRELSKQIAFVLEKLLGCAHWLVATTVIGGEKKKSEKARLRKGINILVATPGRLVDHLEHTEALDVSNVRWLVLDEGDRLMELGFEQEIQKIVGALNLRMRAKKDEKSRIPGLPEKRTTVLCSATMKMDVERLGQISLKDAVHIRADPLEKGPDVSDTKDDQTFYAPAQLKQSYAVVAPKLRLVSLMAYLKRAFARKGSVMKAIVFMSCADSVDFHFDILTSDLEGGAEKNKEDTEEEDATDSDKKKAKKTKAIQADPTKLEVTHAEAPILSAKTHSVTAYRLHGSLQQSLRTSTLAQFAKNKEPSVLIATDVASRGLDLPNVDLVIEFDPAFAREDHLHRIGRTARAGRDGRACIFLMPGCEEGYVDVLKSDRKDSEAGIHISRQDADEILNRGLITSGVMEKNAYMDKATDLQLAIERWALASPSRLEAARRAFQSHIRAYATHVADERKYFDIKSLHLGHLAKAFALRERPSGMKVPGQRTGAGRSDRTPAKVRGGAKADGASRKNEGPQKKAVDLDLPESHDTEEAAKMRKAVRAREKFMRHAGMASEFNLG; this comes from the coding sequence ATGGCTGACGATGGCATGCTCCTCAATTTCTCCATACCCGACAGTGGTATTCTAGCCAAGCCGAGTTTCAAAGGCGGCAACTGGAAAAGTCGTCTTACCGCGAAGAAGGCGGCGCAAAACTGGCACACCAAGGCGACTGCACGTTTAAATGGAGAGACGGTACCGAAAAAGGCCGTGGATAATGCGACCAACGTGAATCGCATAGAGCTGGGGCCGAGGAAAGCACGCACATCCAAGAGCCCAGAACTACCCGACACCGGCGACAGGCCAGTGAAGAGAGCGCGCGTTAGCGGAGACTTCAGGCCCAGGACGACTGAGAAGACGGATAACGCAAACTTCAGGCCGCAATCAAACTCAGCTGCGACTAAGAGACCTGGTGAACAACAGAGTGCGCCAAAGGGAGGCAAGCAGGTTATTTCTTCTCTGTTCACCTACAATCCCACCTCGACGACGAAACTGCAGGCCCCCGAAAAACACGAAGACGATGCGCCTGTCGAACCGTCCAATGCGCCACTCAGCAGCGAACTCGATACGTTTACCTCACTCGGCATATCCACAACCCTTGCTACACATCTGCTGAACAAGATGGAGTTGAAAGCACCCACCGCTATTCAGAAGGCGGCCATCACACAACTAGTCAAGGACGACTCAGATGCCTTCATTCAGGCAGAGACTGGTTCGGGAAAGACATTGGCATACTTGCTGCCGATTGTACAAAGACTGATGGAGCTCTCTGCGAACATGAGGAAGCGGAAAATCGACGAGAATGTCCAACGAAATTCGGGCTTATTTGCCATCATCATGGCGCCAACGCGAGAATTGAGCAAGCAAATCGCATTCGTGCTGGAAAAGTTATTGGGCTGCGCTCACTGGCTAGTCGCGACGACAGTCATCGGTGGTGAAAAGAAAAAATCTGAGAAAGCGCGACTACGAAAGGGTATTAATATTCTGGTTGCAACGCCTGGTCGACTGGTTGACCATCTTGAACACACCGAGGCTCTGGATGTGAGCAACGTACGATGGCTGGTTTTGGATGAGGGCGATCGTCTGATGGAGCTCGGGTTCGAGCAGGAGATCCAGAAGATTGTGGGTGCACTGAACCTACGAATGCGCGCGAAGAAAGATGAGAAGTCGCGGATACCGGGACTGCCTGAGAAACGCACGACCGTACTCTGCTCTGCAACCATGAAGATGGATGTGGAGAGGCTAGGGCAAATCAGTCTGAAAGATGCAGTCCACATTCGAGCCGATCCATTGGAAAAGGGACCGGACGTGAGCGACACAAAGGACGACCAAACGTTCTATGCTCCCGCACAGCTGAAACAATCGTATGCGGTAGTTGCACCAAAACTACGACTGGTATCCTTGATGGCCTATCTCAAGCGGGCTTTCGCGCGCAAGGGCTCAGTCATGAAGGCCATTGTTTTCATGTCATGTGCCGATTCGGTCGACTTCCACTTCGACATACTGACTAGCGACCTTGAAGGAGGCGCAGAAAAGAACAAGGAAGATACAGAAGAGGAAGACGCCACGGATTCCGATAAAAAGAAGGCAAAGAAAACCAAAGCGATACAAGCAGATCCTACCAAGCTCGAAGTAACGCATGCAGAAGCCCCGATACTGTCCGCAAAGACACATTCAGTAACAGCATATCGCCTCCACGGCTCCCTCCAACAGTCCCTTCGAACGTCCACCCTTGCCCAATTCGCGAAGAACAAGGAACCCTCCGTCCTCATAGCTACCGATGTAGCATCCCGTGGTCTTGATCTCCCGAATGTAGACTTGGTTATTGAGTTCGACCCTGCGTTTGCTCGAGAAGACCATTTGCATCGTATCGGTCGTACAGCTCGTGCGGGTCGTGATGGACGCGCATGCATCTTCTTGATGCCCGGCTGCGAAGAAGGCTATGTCGATGTTCTGAAATCCGACCGCAAAGATTCAGAAGCAGGGATTCACATTTCACGGCAAGATGCAGACGAGATCCTCAATCGCGGCCTCATTACTAGCGGTGTAATGGAAAAGAACGCCTACATGGATAAGGCTACCGATCTCCAACTGGCTATCGAACGCTGGGCACTGGCCTCGCCATCCCGCCTCGAAGCCGCCCGTCGAGCCTTCCAAAGCCACATCCGCGCCTACGCAACCCATGTCGCAGACGAACGCAAGTACTTTGATATCAAATCCCTGCATCTGGGTCATCTAGCCAAAGCCTTTGCACTCCGTGAGCGACCATCTGGTATGAAGGTGCCCGGACAACGAACAGGAGCCGGTCGAAGTGATAGGACGCCTGCCAAAGTCCGTGGAGGTGCGAAGGCGGATGGGGCGAGTCGGAAGAATGAAGGGCCACAGAAGAAGGCTGTGGATCTGGACTTGCCCGAGAGTCATGATACGGAGGAGgcagcgaagatgaggaaggCAGTTCGCGCGCGCGAGAAGTTTATGCGTCATGCTGGTATGGCCAGCGAGTTCAATTTGGGCTAA
- a CDS encoding RpiA, Ribose 5-phosphate isomerase: protein MTDTNVEAAKRAAAHQAVADHFDPAATHVGIGSGTTIVYVVEAIKERSTNPNILFVPTGFQSRQLVINAGLTAISFDSLPDRVMLDVAFDGADEVDSELNCIKGGGACLFQEKLVAERAKKFVCVADYRKRQDRLLTNWPTIPIEVAPLSQLKVAAALKMLGSTGPKLRTTLLEKSGPLKTDQDFYILDAPFPPLLTSADVAAGKGKGDGSDGTWEVNNISRAIKGLTGVLEVGIFAGLNGIDAQALREKDQSTKAVKGGQKPVAVYFGMQDGSIKVRTAEGEK from the coding sequence ATGACCGACACAAACGTTGAAGCCGCCAAACGGGCCGCTGCACACCAAGCGGTAGCCGATCACTTCGACCCAGCAGCCACGCACGTCGGTATCGGATCCGGCACCACCATTGTCTACGTAGTCGAAGCCATCAAGGAGCGCTCTACAAATCCCAATATCCTCTTCGTACCCACTGGTTTCCAGTCGCGCCAACTCGTAATCAACGCCGGCCTGACTGCCATCTCCTTTGACAGCCTGCCAGACCGCGTCATGCTTGACGTAGCTTTTGACGGCGCAGACGAGGTCGACTCCGAACTCAACTGCATAAAAGGCGGCGGCGCCTGTCTGTTCCAGGAGAAGCTAGTAGCTGAACGCGCAAAGAAGTTTGTGTGTGTAGCAGACTATAGAAAGAGGCAGGACCGCCTCTTGACCAACTGGCCAACGATACCCATCGAGGTTGCGCCACTGTCTCAGCTCAAGGTCGCCGCTGCGCTTAAGATGCTGGGTTCCACCGGGCCCAAGCTAAGGACTACGCTACTGGAGAAGTCAGGGCCCCTGAAGACGGACCAGGATTTCTACATTCTCGATGCCCCGTTTCCTCCACTGCTCACTTCGGCTGATGTCGCGGCTGGCAAGGGCAAGGGAGATGGCAGTGATGGTACCTGGGAAGTCAACAACATCAGCCGGGCTATCAAGGGCCTCACTGGTGTACTCGAAGTTGGCATCTTTGCTGGCTTGAATGGTATCGATGCCCAGGCTCTTCGTGAGAAGGACCAATCCACCAAGGCCGTAAAGGGCGGCCAAAAGCCCGTTGCTGTCTACTTTGGAATGCAAGACGGCAGCATCAAGGTGCGAACAGCCGAAGGCGAGAAATAG
- a CDS encoding ThiF, Dinucleotide-utilizing enzyme involved in molybdopterin and thiamine biosynthesis family 2: MEDLPPPVQGPTAKEKKYDRQLRLWGATGQIALEKSHILLINSGPGVVGVETLKNLVLPCIGNFTIQDSAIVTEADLGVNFFLEHQHLGGYRAEHTCNLLKELNPDVDGHFVTEPIESWLTQPDALRPYTLIIATAPIRPEILIKLSDHASAALVPLFYVHSVGFYAHFSVHLPPAFPIVDTHPSPESTSDLRLLRPWPELLQYAEEKTADLDNMKPEDHGHVPWIALLLHFLEKWKKDHGGEVPQTYKEKTEFRKSVADAARINNPEGGEENFDEAVAAVLKSLNPPQPSSSVKEIFTAPECLLVREDSPSFWVIANAIGLFYTKYNVLPVPGSVPDMKARSVDYIQLQNVYKSKARKDFAEVVESVRFLERNANRSTPIDEKDIEVFCKNAAHIKLVRGRPFHIAQAGTKIKWGDRAKSIAQMLTFPESQIPLYIAFLAWDEFVATHDKDGLAGSTQVAGESDPETDSEKLKGIAFKITDDLVKEANASIDEDEYTLIKGQIGEFTHELVRAGGAELHNIGALTGGIVSQEIIKAITEQYVPVDNTCVFDGIRSKSTVFRV; the protein is encoded by the exons ATGGAGGATCTTCCCCCTCCCGTCCAGGGCCCGACTGCAAAGGAGAAGAA ATATGATCGTCAACTACGTCTCTGGGGGGCTACCGGCCAAATTGCACTGGAGAAATCGCATATCCTGCTGATCAACTCTGGACCTGGCGTTGTCGGCGTTGAGACACTCAAGAATCTGGTCCTTCCTTGCATCGGAAACTTTACAATCCAAGATTCCGCCATCGTCACCGAAGCAGACCTAGGTGTCAACTTCTTCTTGGAACATCAGCATCTGGGCGGTTACCGGGCTGAACACACGTGCAATCTGCTCAAAGAGTTGAATCCAGACGTAGACGGCCATTTTGTGACTGAA CCCATAGAATCATGGCTCACACAACCTGATGCCCTCCGACCGTACACGCTCATCATTGCAACTGCACCTATCCGCCCTGAAATTCTTATTAAACTCTCCGATCACGCAAGCGCCGCACTCGTCCCGTTGTTTTACGTACACTCGGTCGGCTTCTACGCCCATTTTTCCGTACACTTGCCGCCCGCTTTCCCCATCGTAGATACACACCCCAGCCCTGAATCTACATCAGATCTGCGACTACTGCGACCATGGCCTGAACTTCTACAGTACGCCGAAGAGAAGACGGCTGACTTGGATAACATGAAGCCTGAAGATCACGGACACGTCCCATGGATAGCCCTGCTATTGCACTTTCTCGAAAAGTGGAAAAAGGATCACGGTGGAGAGGTGCCACAGACATACAAGGAGAAGACGGAGTTCAGGAAATCCGTGGCTGACGCTGCACGCATAAACAACCCAGAAGGTGGCGAGGAGAACTTTGACGAAGCAGTAGCCGCAGTACTGAAGTCACTCAACCCACCACAGCCGAGTAGCTCCGTTAAGGAGATCTTCACAGCCCCCGAGTGTCTACTGGTCCGCGAAGACTCGCCTAGCTTTTGGGTCATTGCCAACGCCATCGGCCTATTCTATACAAAATACAATGTCCTCCCGGTTCCTGGATCTGTGCCGGATATGAAGGCGCGCTCGGTAGACTACATTCAGCTGCAGAATGTATACAAGTCCAAGGCACGAAAGGACTTTGCCGAGGTAGTAGAGAGTGTGCGATTCCTGGAGCGTAATGCTAACCGCAGTACGCCCATCGATGAGAAGGATATCGAGGTCTTCTGCAAGAACGCTGCACACATAAAGCTGGTGCGCGGCCGGCCGTTCCACATCGCACAAGCTGGTACAAAGATCAAATGGGGTGATCGTGCCAAGTCTATTG CTCAAATGCTTACTTTCCCCGAATCGCAAATTCCGTTGTACATTGCTTTTCTAGCATGGGACGAGTTCGTCGCAACGCACGACAAAGATGGCTTAGCAGGATCAACCCAGGTGGCCGGAGAGAGTGATCCAGAGACAGACTCGGAGAAGCTTAAGGGCATTGCTTTCAAGATTACCGACGATCTTGTCAAAGAGGCCAATGCATCCATCGACGAGGACGAGTATACACTGATCAAAGGGCAGATCGGCGAGTTTACACATGAACT TGTACGAGCCGGCGGCGCCGAATTACATAATATTGGTGCTTTGACTGGCGGAATAGTATCACAAGAAATCATCAAGGCCATCACCGAGCAATATGTCCCAGTTGACAACACCTGTGTCTTTGATGGCATCAGAAGCAAGAGCACAGTTTTCAGGGTTTAA
- a CDS encoding RAD18, RING-finger-containing E3 ubiquitin ligase, whose translation MDGKCPSCMSVCSSDKLGPNIAIREVVIRFQEARPKAMELARADKEAADADRKKKRKLEDMDMDDDEDGRHTRSRTNRSRGQRNGGAVVVADSEDDDDDDFLPDGMVKCPMCNKGMKEELVYNHLDVCKGPDASRGRNTRSGNSTAFPAALQKTQKDASPPPPPTRLSQFNYAMLKENALRKKLQEAGIPSWGSKDLMKRRHIEWLNIHNSNCDAEDNMRKNKKQLLRELEEWERTQGGRAETKESKIMKKDFDGQSYAKSNKSEFDLLIARARQKRETPKTTTESSTGQSTPAGESQGNPPNGTDISYHQPPPNHGSSTTPPPPLTHPYENNESALTSIRARVAEANLTSPKASTLASEISNGEHKKPRTSN comes from the exons ATGGACGGAAAATGCCCGAGCTGCATGAGCGTGTGTTCCAGTGACAAGCTGGGCCCAAACATTGCCATTAGAGAGGTGGTGATACGGTTTCAAGAGGCGAGACCAAAGGCTATGGAGTTGGCGCGCGCAGACAAAGAAGCGGCAGATGCAGATAGGAAGAAAAAGAGGAAATTGGAAGACATGGATAtggacgacgacgaagatggCCGGCATACGCGATCGCGGACAAACCGAAGTCGAGGGCAGCGCAATGGTGGAGCCGTCGTGGTTGCAGATAGCGaagatgatgacgatgacgactTCTTACCAGATGGCATGGTCAAGTGTCCAATGTGCAACAAGGGAATGAAAGAAGAGCTAGTCTATAATCACCTAGATGTATGCAAAGGCCCAGATGCATCGCGGGGACGCAATACTCGGTCTGG AAACTCAACAGCATTTCCAGCTGCGTTGCAAAAAACACAGAAAGACGCCTCGCCTCCGCCCCCGCCGACCCGGCTATCGCAGTTCAACTACGCCATGCTGAAGGAGAATGCGCTGCGGAAGAAGCTACAGGAAGCTGGCATACCGAGTTGGGGGAGCAAGGACTTGATGAAGCGCCGCCACATCGAGTGGCTAAACATTCACAACTCAAACTGCGACGCCGAGGACAACATGAGGAAGAACAAGAAACAATTATTGAGAGAATTAGAAGAGTGGGAAAGGACACAAGGTGGAAGAGCGGAAACCAAGGAGAGCAAAATCATGAAAAAGGATTTTGACGGCCAAAGCTACGCAAAGTCGAATAAATCCGAATTCGACCTATTGATCGCTCGAGCGCGGCAAAAGCGAGAGACGCCAAAGACCACCACCGAATCGTCGACTGGGCAAAGTACACCAGCGGGGGAATCCCAAGGCAATCCACCCAACGGTACCGACATTTCCTATCACCAACCCCCACCCAACCACGGTTCATCGACTACACCTCCACCACCCCTTACCCATCCCTACGAGAACAACGAATCAGCACTCACGAGCATCCGAGCCAGAGTCGCAGAAGCGAATCTCACGTCCCCCAAAGCATCTACACTAGCGTCTGAAATCTCCAATGGAGAACACAAGAAGCCGCGAACCAGCAATTGA